A genome region from Salvia splendens isolate huo1 chromosome 19, SspV2, whole genome shotgun sequence includes the following:
- the LOC121778897 gene encoding probable disease resistance protein At1g12290 yields the protein MHEQLDQLEKGAKKWSILKTNGDVYKVLKYSFDRLNRNHQSQSNEFNTLQHCFLHCALYPEDEEITRDRLVIEFISGGLLDERKTRRAQVQQGHSILDKLVNVCLLKRCVVQGVFGPIEGVKMHDLVRVMTLKICEGKYMVRAGDWSLKEIPKEAEWAKDLEKVSFMKSGITRIEDGMSPDCPKLSTLLLRDNVYLVFIPDSFFSKMQGLCTLDLCCTDITMLPNPICSVKSLKALLLEWCEYLENVPYLGEIKELRELNLSNTTIKEVPQGVGELFNLKFLAMNARKLKMLPRRLFHKLGNLQHLELPLHIEVEVEEIKSLKLLEEFIERVENMKDLKSLITSWGSRVRDTCYTIRVGSYGGYIFNKREGICHNKELFLLEYNLKDERVLAEGIVQQCEGLGICFVDGLKRLRIERCEGIEYILRSEAGLSSQISALEEIKLYELDDMKGLIEKEEIGASAVLPQPVFSSLTQLVINKCNRIKIPLSGVPNLKAILISHCWNIEEIFETSSLTLPKLKYLMLHELPSLRKVGILLYGVPNLELINIRECKEVEEIFEDEGTSSLTLPKLKRLKLKDLPKLKSLCKGTTIICNSIEAIFIKECPRLMNKPPVVVDFGCASTMSDKGEPRIVEIIEVG from the coding sequence ATGCatgaacaacttgatcaactcgaaAAAGGAGCAAAAAAATGGTCAATTCTGAAGACAAACGGGGATGTTTATAAAGTATTGAAATATAGTTTTGATCGGCTGAATAGGAATCATCAAAGTCAGAGTAATGAGTTCAATACGTTACAACATTGTTTCCTGCATTGCGCGTTGTATCCTGAAGATGAAGAAATAACGAGAGACCGTTTGGTTATAGAGTTCATTTCAGGAGGGTTGTTGGATGAAAGAAAGACAAGAAGAGCACAAGTTCAGCAAGGACATTCCATATTGGATAAATTAGTGAATGTGTGCTTATTGAAAAGGTGTGTTGTTCAAGGTGTGTTTGGTCCTATAGAAGGCGTGAAGATGCATGATCTTGTAAGAGTTATGACATTAAAGATATGTGAGGGGAAATATATGGTAAGAGCAGGTGATTGGTCTTTGAAGGAAATTCCCAAAGAAGCAGAATGGGCAAAGGATCTGGAGAAGGTGTCCTTTATGAAAAGTGGCATAACGAGAATTGAAGATGGAATGTCTCCCGATTGTCCTAAGCTCTCAACATTGCTTTTACGGGATaatgtttatttggtgtttattcCAGATTCGTTCTTTTCTAAAATGCAAGGACTATGCACTCTTGATTTGTGCTGCACTGACATAACAATGCTGCCAAACCCAATCTGTTCCGTGAAGAGCCTCAAGGCATTGCTCCTTGAGTGGTGTGAATATCTAGAAAATGTGCCATACTTGGGAGAGATAAAAGAACTCAGGGAGTTAAACCTCTCGAATACAACCATCAAGGAAGTCCCTCAAGGAGTTGGGGAATTATTCAATCTCAAATTCCTCGCAATGAATGCGCGTAAGTTGAAGATGCTTCCAAGAAGATTGTTTCATAAACTTGGGAATCTTCAGCACTTGGAATTACCATTGCATATAGAAGTAGAAGTTGAAGAAATTAAGAGTCTGAAACTGCTAGAGGAGTTTATTGAAAGAGTGGAAAATATGAAAGATTTGAAGTCTTTGATTACAAGTTGGGGAAGTCGGGTGCGTGACACTTGCTACACAATAAGAGTGGGATCATATGGCGGCTATATATTCAAtaaaagagaaggaatatgtCATAATAAAGAGTTGTTCTTGTTGGAATACAACCTTAAAGATGAGAGAGTATTAGCAGAGGGAATTGTGCAGCAATGTGAGGGTCTTGGCATATGCTTTGTGGATGGATTGAAGAGATTGAGAATTGAAAGATGTGAAGGAATAGAGTACATTTTGAGGAGTGAGGCAGGATTATCATCTCAAATCTCTGCTCTTGAAGAAATTAAACTGTATGAGTTGGATGATATGAAGGGGTTGATCGAAAAGGAGGAAATAGGAGCATCAGCTGTACTTCCACAACCTGTGTTTTCCTCTCTGACACAGctagtaattaataaatgtaACAGGATAAAGATACCACTATCAGGAGTTCCCAACCTCAAAGCTATTCTTATCAGCCACTGTTGGAATATAGAAGAGATATTCGAAACAAGTTCCCTCACCCTCCCTAAATTAAAATATCTAATGTTACATGAGCTGCCAAGTCTGAGGAAGGTGGGGATACTACTATATGGAGTTCCCAACCTTGAACTTATTAATATAAGAGAGTGTAAAGAAGTAGAAGAGATATTCGAAGATGAAGGAACAAGTTCCCTCACCCTCCCTAAATTGAAAAGGTTGAAGTTGAAAGATCTTCCAAAACTGAAGAGCCTATGCAAGGGAACAACCATCATTTGCAACTCCATTGAAGCTATCTTCATAAAAGAGTGCCCAAGATTGATGAATAAACCTCCTGTGGTTGTGGATTTCGGCTGTGCCTCGACGATGTCAGATAAGGGTGAACCCAGAATTGTGGAAATCATTGAAGTCGGATGA